ATCCTGGTGCAGGTCGCTGGCAGAGGGGAGAAATACCATGCTTGGATTGACTCGGCTCCTCAGTTTCACTAACTCTTCCAATAGCTCCTGCCGGTGGTAGGACAAGCGACGAACCGGATATCCGAATACTAAGGCTCTTTCAGGTGGGATACCGAGCGTCTGCATCGCAGCCAGAAACTCGTCGCGGAGTCGGGTCGGCGCTGTTCCAGGGGGGAGCGATTCTTCCGCCGTGGAAAAGGCAGCAACGAAAACGTCCTCACCCTCCCTGAGCAATCGTGCAATCGTGCCGCCACAGCCTAGTTCGGCGTCGTCCGTATGTGGAGCAAGCACCAAGACTCGCTGCATGGAACTCATCACCTGTTTGACCATGCTTTGACCTGTGAACTCCTAACTGCAATGGCCTGTCATTTATGCTCCCACGTTGAACAAAGGGGGTCTCTCATCCAGAGGGGCAAGGGTTCGACGGAGGAGCGTTTGTCGCTAAGCACGTTCTTGTATACCTGGCTCAGCACTTTGCTCGCCGCCGGCCAGTTATAGGCTCGAAGAACCGCATCGCGACCGTTGGTTCCCATCTGCTGCCGCAGTACCGGCCGATCGAGCAAGTCCGTGATGGCCGCTGCTGCCCGTTCCGCGTTACATGGATCGATGCAGATTCCACACTGCGCCGCGTCAATAATTTTCCTGAGGTTTGGAAAATCGGAAGAGACCAGCGGAAGTGCGCACCACATATATTCGAATAACTTGAGGGTGTTTTCTCCTGCGTATGCGTAAGCCGGCACGGGCTGAAGAAGCAACAGACCCAGATCGGCTTCAGCAATGTGCTGGTACACCGCGCGCAGGTTTTG
This genomic interval from Acidobacteriota bacterium contains the following:
- a CDS encoding PIG-L family deacetylase codes for the protein MSSMQRVLVLAPHTDDAELGCGGTIARLLREGEDVFVAAFSTAEESLPPGTAPTRLRDEFLAAMQTLGIPPERALVFGYPVRRLSYHRQELLEELVKLRSRVNPSMVFLPSASDLHQDHQVLNVEGLRCFKDMTVWGYELPWNNIGFPAQAFVTLERCDLQAKWDALQAYKSQFELSRPYFSLEFVEGLARVRGVQVKAPYAEAFEVMRLKW